A single window of Salvia splendens isolate huo1 chromosome 8, SspV2, whole genome shotgun sequence DNA harbors:
- the LOC121745253 gene encoding organelle RRM domain-containing protein 1, chloroplastic-like, giving the protein MEALLSSSAALAAFPPIFAKPSTTPHCKVPPCNISFPARTTSRDLTSPNSTFPSFTSTIIRAQIASTTSSSTTHSGKFSTRGDNRHWMVVVEAPPRELIARSQIIDYYVTKVRSVLDSEKDAQRCIYDASCDTHFGFCCDIDEQRANELASVPGVLSVKPDPDVDSSQKDYSYSRNELSTDSKPLLGSTLLFPAGTTKQWLVRMERPAIGAIRKAQVVDYYVQVLMRVLRNESDAQMCIYHISWQSNFGFCCELDDECARELADVPGVLSIQPDENFGSDDKDYAGKNTGASENSSASTLATNIRTKKLFVTGLSFYTSEKTLRTAFEGFGQLVQVRIIMDKISKRSKGYAFVEYTTEEAASTALREMNGKIINGWMITVDVAKTNPPKFNRATAAS; this is encoded by the exons ATGGAAGCACTGCTCTCTTCTTCCGCCGCTTTAGCGGCGTTTCCACCAATCTTTGCCAAACCTTCCACAACCCCTCACTGCAAAGTTCCCCCTTGCAACATCTCCTTCCCCGCCAGAACAACTTCTCGAGACCTCACCTCTCCAAATTCTACTTTTCCATCTTTTACTTCGACAATTATAAGAGCACAAATTGCTTCAACCACCTCTTCTTCGACGACCCATTCTGGAAAATTCAGCACTCGCGGCGATAATCGGCATTGGATGGTGGTGGTCGAAGCCCCGCCGCGTGAGCTCATCGCTAGGTCCCAAATTATCGATTACTATGTCACCAAAGTTAGAAGCGTTTTGGACAG TGAGAAGGATGCTCAGAGGTGTATATATGATGCTTCCTGTGATACCCATTTTGGCTTTTGCTGTGACATTGATGAACAAAGAGCTAATGAGCTAGCCA GTGTGCCTGGAGTGTTATCTGTTAAGCCAGACCCCGATGTTGATTCCTCACAGAAAGACTACAGCTATTCCAGGAATGAATTGAGTACTGATTCAAAGCCTTTGCTTGGAAGCACATTGCTGTTTCCTGCTGGGACTACTAAGCAGTGGCTTGTTCGGATGGAGAGACCAGCAATCGGAGCCATCAGAAAGGCGCAAGTGGTTGATTATTACGTTCAAGTCTTGATGAGGGTTTTGAGGAA TGAGAGTGATGCTCAGATGTGTATTTACCACATTTCCTGGCAATCCAATTTCGGTTTCTGCTGTGAACTAGATGATGAGTGTGCTCGAGAGTTAGCTG ATGTGCCTGGTGTTCTATCAATCCAGCCAGACGAAAATTTTGGTTCGGATGATAAAGATTATGCAG GTAAGAATACCGGAGCCTCTGAAAATTCTTCAGCTTCGACACTGGCAACCAATATTCGAACAAAGAAGCTCTTCGTGACTG GTCTGTCCTTCTACACGTCTGAGAAAACATTACGCACAGCGTTTGAAGGTTTTGGTCAGCTTGTTCAAG TTAGAATCATAATGGACAAGATCTCCAAGAGGTCGAAAGGCTATGCTTTTGTCGAATACACTACGGAAGAGGCTGCGAGTACTGCTCTCAGAGAAATGAATGGAAAG ATCATCAACGGCTGGATGATAACAGTCGATGTTGCCAAGACGAACCCACCAAAGTTCAACAGAGCCACTGCTGCATCTTGA
- the LOC121745025 gene encoding hippocampus abundant transcript-like protein 1 encodes MAAWLEGLRQLRPLVHLLLPLMVHWIADEMTVSVLVDLTTSALCPGEETCSEAIYINGIQQTITGIFKMIVIPLVGQLSDEYGRKPFLLLTVSTNIVPFSLLAINQARGTVYAYYALRTIAMIISKGTIFCIAVAYVADIVDVGKRAAVFSWMTGLFSVSLVIGNLLARFLPEEYIFQVSIVLLTFVPVYMWLFLKETVKSTQKSDHDISCLNKAVRIVTNRYYSMKNAAYIVISSPTLKRISFVSFFYELGSSGISSVIMYYMKAVFGFDKNQLSEVSIIVEVGSIFSQILVLPLLNPLVGERVILCAALLAYTAYGLLYGLAWAPWVPYVSTCFGIIYVLVKPATYAVISKGSTAADQGKAQGFVGGVQSIASFLSPLAMSPLTTWFLSSDAPFNCRGFSIIIATLSTVVALCFAWTLNLDAPKRNAEEQREDVETPLLS; translated from the exons ATGGCGGCATGGTTGGAGGGGCTGAGGCAGCTGAGGCCACTGGTGCACTTGCTGTTGCCACTGATGGTGCATTGGATTGCTGACGAGATGACTGTTTCTGTGCTGGTTGATCTCACAACTAGCGCCCTTTGTCCAGGAGAGGAGACTTGTTCTGAGGCCATTTACATCAATGGCATCCAGCAAACT ATTACCGGAATATTCAAGATGATAGTTATACCCCTTGTGGGTCAGCTGTCTGATGAGTATGGACGTAAACCATTCCTACTTCTCACAGTATCGACAAATATTGTTCCTTTCT CTTTACTTGCGATCAATCAAGCTAGAGGAACAGTCTATGCTTATTATGCTCTTCGCACTATTGCTATGATAATAAGCAAGGGGACCATTTTCTGCATTGCAGTCGCATATGTT GCTGATATAGTCGATGTGGGCAAGAGGGCTGCTGTTTTCAGTTGGATGACCGGCCTTTTCTCTGTATCACTTGTCATAGGAAACTTGCTAGCACGTTTTCTTCCagaagaatatattttccag GTATCGATAGTTCTGTTGACCTTCGTCCCAGTTTACATGTGGCTGTTTCTGAAAGAAACAGTGAAATCAACTCAAAAATCAGACCATGATATTTCTTGCTTAAACAAGGCAGTTAGGATTGTTACAAATCGATATTACTCGATGAAGAATGCTGCTTATATTGTTATTAGCAG CCCAACACTTAAGCGCATTTCTTTCGTCTCCTTCTTCTATGAGCTGGGATCGTCTGGTATCAGCAGTGTCATAATG TACTATATGAAAGCAGTTTTTGGTTTCGACAAAAATCAATTATCAGAAGTTTCGATCATTGTGGAAGTTGGCTCAATCTTTTCTCAG ATATTGGTGCTTCCGCTACTTAATCCTTTGGTTGGCGAGAGAGTGATTCTTTGTGCAGCCTTGCTCGCGTATACAGCATAT GGATTGCTTTATGGATTGGCCTGGGCACCATGG GTGCCTTATGTGAGTACTTGTTTTGGAATCATCTATGTCCTTGTCAAACCTGCT ACGTATGCAGTGATATCCAAGGGATCAACTGCAGCTGATCAA GGTAAAGCGCAAGGCTTCGTAGGTGGCGTGCAATCCATTGCAAGCTTTCTTTCACCACTTGCAATGAGTCCTCTAACCA CGTGGTTTCTATCAAGCGACGCACCTTTCAACTGTAGAGGTTTCAGCATCATAATCGCCACACTGAGCACG GTGGTGGCGTTGTGCTTTGCGTGGACGCTTAACCTAGACGCGCCAAAGAGGAACGCGGAGGAGCAAAGGGAAGATGTGGAAACACCACTTCTGTCATAA